The Tautonia plasticadhaerens nucleotide sequence GCCTGGAGCCCGACTTCGGCCCGACGGAGATCGAGCGGCTCGACCGGGAGCGGATCGTCACCGTGCTCGGCAATCCGACCGACGAGATGCCGCTGGGGGCGGTCGTCAGCCTTTCCAACGAGATCCTCGACGACATCGGCATGGAGCCCGGCTACCGGGCGGTCGTCTCGGGGCAGGCGAAGACGCTGGAGGAGACCTTCGTCTACTTCACCGTCGCGTTCGTGCTCTCGGGGGTCTTCATGTACATGATCCTCGCCGCGCAGTTCGAGAGCTGGCTCCAGCCGGTGGCGATCCTGATGGCCCTGCCCGTCACAGTGCCGTTCGGCCTGCTTTCGATGCTGCTCTGGGATACGCCGATGGACCTCTACGCGATGTTCGGGCTCTTCATGCTCGTCGGCATCGTGAAGAAGAACGGCATCCTCCAGGTCAATGCCGCCAACGACCTCCGGGCCGAGGGCTGGCCGAGGCGGGAGGCGGTGGTCGCCGCCAACCACCTCCGCCTGAGGCCGATCCTGATGACCACGGTGATGCTCGTCGCGGCGATGGTCCCCATCGCCCTGGGGCAGGGGCCCGGGGCGGGCAGCCGGGCGAGCATGGCGAAGGTGATCATCGGTGGCCAGATGCTCTCGCTGCTGCTGGCCCTGGTGGTCACCCCGGTCTTCTACGTGTTGCTCGACATGTGGACGAACTTCACCCGTCGGATGGGCCTCCGGTTCTCCGTCCACGACGAGGCCCCGGTGTCGGGGGGCATCGCGCCGGAGGCACAGGGCCGGGTGCCGGTCGGGGCCGGTGCGGGATCTTCCCCCGGGGGATCCTGAGTTCGGCATGAAACTGGCATGGCCAGGGCGATCGACCGGTGCGGGATCCGCCCGCCCGTCGATCGCCCCCGGGAGCGCCACCGATGCCCGTCATTGACTTCGACGAGCCGTCCTCGCCGATCGAGGACTCGACGATCGAATACCCGGCGACCGCCGAACGGCCCCTGCTCCGGGTCCGGACGCGGTGCGAGGGCCTGACCGACCGCGGCCTCAGGCGGGAGAACAACGAGGACAACTTCCTCATCGCTCGGCTGACCAAGCGGCTCGACGTCTGCCGCAGCAGCTTCGAACACGCCGGCCGCAGCCGGTTCGCCGAGGAGATCGCCCACCTCCTCGTCGTCGCGGACGGCCTCGGGGGGGCCGCGGCGGGCGAACGGGCCAGCGAGCTCTCCATCTCGACCATCGAGGACTTCGTCCTGAATTGCTTCAAGTGGTTCCTCCACTTCGAGCCCGGCGAGAAGGACGAGCTCGTCCGAGAGTTGAGGGATGCCCTCCGACGCGCCGACCATGATGTCTACCAGAAAGCCCGGGACGACCGTTCGCTCATGGGGATGGGCACGACGCTGACCATGGCCTACTCCGTGTTCGGGCAGCTGTATATCGCCCACGCGGGCGATTCCCGGGCCTACCTTCTGCGAGGCGGCACGCTCCGACGGCTGACCCGGGACCACACCTACGCGCAGATGCTCCTCGACGCCGGGGAGATCAGCCCGGAGGATGCCCGTCGGCCCGGCCTCCGGAATGTGGTGACGAACGTCGTCGGCGGGCCGAACGAGGGGGTCTACGTCGAGCTGCACAAGCTCGACCTGGAGGACGGCGACGCCCTCCTGCTCTGCACCGATGGCCTCACCGAGCCGGTGACCGAGGAGGACATCGCCGCCGACCTGTCCCGGTTCGACGACCCCGGCGGGGCGTGTCGGTCGCTCGTGGAGCGGGCCCTCAAGGCCGGCGGCCCGGATAACGTCGCGGTCGTGGTTGCCCGCTTTGCCCTCGACCGGGGGTGATCGGGTTGCGTCGCGTCCGTTAGGCCCTTGTCAGGGCCCCGGCCAATATGCCATAGTCCACCCATCTCGCCCCACGATCCCGTTCCCTATCCGGGAGCGGGCCCTCCCCGTTGGTCGATCGAGGCGGATCGGGCGACCGCCGTCCCGTCCCCTCGCGAGGCGATCCCGAAGATGAACCAGTGGCAAGGCTGGCTGTACGTCGCCGCCGTCTTGATCCCGCTGGGGGCGTTCGTCGTCCAGATCCTGGGCATCCGCCGGACGAGGCATGCGAACGCCCTGATCGCCACCGTCGCGATCGCCATCTCGCTACTCCTCTCGATGGTCGGCCTCGGGTCGTATTGGGTCGAGTCCGGCGGCATGGCGGTCCACCACGTCGAAGTGGGGGCGGCCACCCCGGGAGTCGAGGAGGAGGGCCATCCCGGCACGGGGGGCGGGAAGGTCGCCTGGACCGGGAGCTGGGACTGGGTCTCGCTGGGCGGCGGCCTCTCGCCGGATCGGGGTCCGCTGAGGATCCCGATCGGGATCTTCATCGACAACCTCGCGGCGATCATGTTCGTGATGGTGACGTTCATCGCGACGTTGATCCACGTCTATTCCATGGAATACATGGGGGGGGATCCGCGCCTCCCCCGGTACTTCGCCTACCTGTCGCTGTTCTGCTTCTCGATGCTCGGGCTGGTCGCGTCGAGCAACGCCTTCATGGTGTTCGTCTTCTGGGAGCTGGTCGGCCTCTGCTCGTACCTGCTGATCGGCTTCTGGTACGAGGACCGGTCGAACGCCGACGCGGCGAACAAGGCGTTCCTCGTGAACCGGGTCGGCGACGTGGGGATGCTCGTCGGCCTCGGGCTCCTCTGGACGCAGCTCGGCACGCTCGACATCGCCGAGATCAATTCGGGCCTGGCGAGCGTCGAGGCCAGGCAGGGGGACGACCTCGGCCGGATTGCCGCCGGGGAGCCGGCCGAGGAGCACGTCGTGGTACTGGGCGCCGGGGTCCGGGCGATCCCGCACTGGGTGCTCGTCCTGGCGGGGCTGGGGATCTTCGCCGGTTGCGTAGGCAAGAGTGCCCAGTTCCCGCTGCACGTCTGGCTCCCCGACGCGATGGCCGGGCCCACGCCCGTATCGGCCCTGATCCACGCGGCGACGATGGTGGCGGCGGGCGTCTACCTCGTCGGCCGGTTCTTCCCGCTCTTCACGGATGAAGTGTTGCTGATTATCGCCTATGCGGGCGGGATCACGCTGTTCATCGCGGCGACGATCGCGCTGGTACAGGTCGATTACAAGAAGGTGCTGGCATATTCGACGGTCAGCCAGCTCGGGTTCATGATGCTCGCCCTCGGGGTCGGCGGGTGGGCGGCCGGGCTGTTCCACCTGCTGACGCATGCCTTCTTCAAGGCGTTGCTCTTCCTGGGCGCGGGCAGCGTCCACCACGCGGTCCACACGTATGACCTCCGCCCGCTCGGCGGACTGCGGCGGAAGATGCCGATCACCTCGACGACGATGCTTCTGGCGACGTTGGCGATCTCCGGAGTGCCGCTCTTCAGCGGGTTCTACTCGAAGGATGCGATCCTCGCCTCGGCCATCCGATTCGTGGTCGATCGGCCGGGTCATGTCGCACTCCTCATCCTGCCCGCGATCGGCGCGGCGATGACGGCGTTCTACATGTTCCGGATGTGGTTCCTGCTGTTCTCGGGTCGGTCGAGGGGCTGGTCCGCCTCGGGCCTCGTCGCCGAGCACGGGCACGAGGACGACCCGGTCACCCGTGCCCACGAGGGCGGGCCCCGCATCACCTGGCCGCTCCGGATCCTCGCCGTGCCGACGGTGATGATCGGCTGGCCGCTGACGATCCTGCCGCTCACGATCGTCGGTCTGCCATTCCATCCGATCCTGGAGGACTGGCTGGCCTACGGGGCGCCTCTGTCGGCCCGGTCGATCGGCTCGGCCCACCTCTGGGCGGCGGCAACGTCAATCCTGGTCCTCGTCGTCGGGATCGGCCTGGCGTTCCTGGCCTACCACCCGAGCAAGACGATCCGCCGAATCGACCCGGCACGCATGGCCGGCCAGCTGGGCGGGCTCTACGGCCTGTTCGTCAACAAATGGTATTTCGACGAGGTGTACCAGGCCCTGTTCGTCCGGCCGACCCTGGCGATCGCCCGACTGGCGAGCCGGTTCGACCGCACGGTCATCGACGGGGTGGTCGAGGGCTCGGCCCGGG carries:
- the nuoL gene encoding NADH-quinone oxidoreductase subunit L — translated: MNQWQGWLYVAAVLIPLGAFVVQILGIRRTRHANALIATVAIAISLLLSMVGLGSYWVESGGMAVHHVEVGAATPGVEEEGHPGTGGGKVAWTGSWDWVSLGGGLSPDRGPLRIPIGIFIDNLAAIMFVMVTFIATLIHVYSMEYMGGDPRLPRYFAYLSLFCFSMLGLVASSNAFMVFVFWELVGLCSYLLIGFWYEDRSNADAANKAFLVNRVGDVGMLVGLGLLWTQLGTLDIAEINSGLASVEARQGDDLGRIAAGEPAEEHVVVLGAGVRAIPHWVLVLAGLGIFAGCVGKSAQFPLHVWLPDAMAGPTPVSALIHAATMVAAGVYLVGRFFPLFTDEVLLIIAYAGGITLFIAATIALVQVDYKKVLAYSTVSQLGFMMLALGVGGWAAGLFHLLTHAFFKALLFLGAGSVHHAVHTYDLRPLGGLRRKMPITSTTMLLATLAISGVPLFSGFYSKDAILASAIRFVVDRPGHVALLILPAIGAAMTAFYMFRMWFLLFSGRSRGWSASGLVAEHGHEDDPVTRAHEGGPRITWPLRILAVPTVMIGWPLTILPLTIVGLPFHPILEDWLAYGAPLSARSIGSAHLWAAATSILVLVVGIGLAFLAYHPSKTIRRIDPARMAGQLGGLYGLFVNKWYFDEVYQALFVRPTLAIARLASRFDRTVIDGVVEGSARATVALSLLDRRVDQSVVDRVVTLVARLTFALGDAGRRLQTGRVRGYLMVLSLAFIVLSVGVFVWVIR
- a CDS encoding PP2C family protein-serine/threonine phosphatase, whose amino-acid sequence is MPVIDFDEPSSPIEDSTIEYPATAERPLLRVRTRCEGLTDRGLRRENNEDNFLIARLTKRLDVCRSSFEHAGRSRFAEEIAHLLVVADGLGGAAAGERASELSISTIEDFVLNCFKWFLHFEPGEKDELVRELRDALRRADHDVYQKARDDRSLMGMGTTLTMAYSVFGQLYIAHAGDSRAYLLRGGTLRRLTRDHTYAQMLLDAGEISPEDARRPGLRNVVTNVVGGPNEGVYVELHKLDLEDGDALLLCTDGLTEPVTEEDIAADLSRFDDPGGACRSLVERALKAGGPDNVAVVVARFALDRG